From Rhizophagus irregularis chromosome 29, complete sequence:
CCATTCCCTGATCTTGATAAATCTCTTACAGTTCCAACTGATCGTCGTTTATTTGCAGTTGGGCACGCTATgcttgaaaaaaattatactattgATCAAATTCATAACCTTACGAAGATCGATAAATGGTTCCTTTATAAATTGGGCAACATTGTAAACGTTGAACATGACATTAAACACGCCGAAAAACTTGAAAATGTTTCCAAGGAATTGTTACAAGAAGCAAAGAAGAAAGGATTTTCGGATGCACAAATTGCTGCAATGTTAAATACTAATGAAGATCAAGTACGCAAAGTTCGAAAAGAGTATGGCATCACACCATTCACCAAAAAGATCGATACCCTCGCAGCTGAATTCCCTGCCAACACAAATTATTTGTACACAACATATAATGCTTCAACACATGATGTTAAATTCGATGATCATGGAACCATGGTTTTAGGTTCTGGCGTTTATCGTATCGGGTCATCCGTCGAATTTGACTGGTGTGGTGTATCAGCTATTCGTGCTCTTCGAGATCTTGGACTTAAGACTCTTATGGTTAATTACAATCCTGAGACCGTTTCAACAGATTTTGATGAATGCGACAGACTATATTTTGAGGAACTTTCTTACGAGCGTGTAATGGATATTTATGAACAAGAAGCTGCTAGAGGAGTTATCGTTTCTGTGGGTGGACAATTACCACAGAATATTGCACTTAGAATGCATCAAAATGAAGTTAACATTTTGGGAACAAGTCCCGTTAGTATTGATAAAGCTGAAGATCGATTTAAATTTTCCCAAATATTAGATCAAATTGGAGTGGATCAACCTGAATGGAAAGAATTATCAAGTGCTGAAGAAGCTGAGAAATTTGCTGATAAAGTTGGTTATCCAGTTCTTGTTCGTCCTTCTTATGTACTTTCTGGAGCTGCTATGAACGTTTGTCATACGCGTGAGGCTCTACATGAGAATCTCTCCGAAGCTACATCAGTTTCACCATTGCACCCAGTGGttattaccaaatttatttCACCTGCAGCAGAAATTGATGTTGATGCTGTTGCTTATAAGGGTAAAGTTTTAGTCCATGCCGTATCTGAACATGTTGAAAATGCTGGTGTACATTCTGGTGACGCTACTTTGGTATTACCGCCTCGTGATATTAATGATCATACTATGGCTAGATTGAAGGAAATTGCTCAAAAGGTTGCCAAGGCTTTTGAGATAACAGGACCTTTCAATatgcaaattattaaaaaggacAACCCTGATGGAGAATCAGAATTGAAGGTTATAGAATGCAATCTTCGTGCTTCCCGATCATTCCCATTCGTATCAAAAGTACTCGGTACAAATTTCATCGATGTTGCAACTAAGGCTTTGTGTGATAAGAATGTTCCGGAACCAGTTGATCTTATGGCTGAGAAGAAAGATTATCAAGCAGTTAAAGTGCCACAATTTTCATGGACACGTCTTCAGGGAGCTGATCCATTCCTTGGAGTTGAAATGGCATCAACAGGAGAAGTCGCATGTTTCGGTAAAGATAAATATGAAGCATATTGGTCAGCAATTCAATCCACACAAAATTTCCGAGTACCTAAAATTGGAGGTGGCATTTTGGTTGGCAGAGATGACTTAACCAAcaatgatgattttatcacaGTAGCAAGCACTCTTTCTAAAGACTTGGGTCATCCACTCTACACAAGTTCACCAAAAGTCACAGAATACTTggcacaaaataatattaaagctaCAACATTAGCATTACCAGAGAATGATAAGAAAGCACTTCATCAAGTAttcgaaaataataatattgactTTGTATTCAATCTTGCTCAATTGAGAGCTTCTCAAACGAcagatgaaaattatattgccAGAAGATCTGCAGTCGATTTTGGCATACCATTAGTTAATGATAGTAAATGTGCTGTATTATTTGTAGAAGCTGTTAAAAGAAAGAGACAAGAATCAAGTAGTCAAGCTCCTGGAGAACATCCGTCCGAAGTTAAAAGTTGGTCAGAATTTATCGGaggaaaattttgttaaaaaattaggATAAAAAACAAACTGGGTGGGATAgatgaaaaatcaattttggacagacattttttttcattatttgttaaataattacaaCACTTGAAacagacaaaaaaaaaactttaatcaatcatcaaaatttttttattttattatactgaattaaaaaaaaaatgtaatttttcatattttattgtttcagtttttttaattgtagaataattaataaaaaacatcaCATGACTTTTTTTAGTCGtgtattttaaatatagaatCGAGTCATTTTCGCTTTTTAACATCTCTTAACCAATAATTTAGAGACCTCATGCTACATGagtgattataaatatttctatatgCCATCTATTCTGTTTATTGCGCCATCTGAAGCGCCTAACTAAAATACAGGTTCGTAAATTACCTTATATGTTATGATCTCGAAAACAATGACATTCATTGGCCTGCATTACGTGCAAAAAGGGGTGCGACtattaatatgttaaaaataactattattcATATAAACGTAAATTCGGTATGTGTCGaatactgatatttttttttcccccatccattatatttaaaaaaaaaatttatcggaAAGAGTTGTGATTTATAATCAACTTTTTGCCAACCACATTATGCGAAGTTTTTAAttcatatgataaatataacgTTTAAATGATATGAATGATGTAAATCATCAATTTGTGCAAATCTCGAATCAAATGTGGAGTATTTTTGATGATTattaatccaaaaaaaaaataaaaaaaaatcttgtgttactgaattttttataaaaaaaagttcttgaTGTGAAATCAATGCATTTCCtctctttataatttaaaattgaagttttatatttttaacgataattatcaattttaatagaaaaaaaattttgttgattatAATTCGAGTTTTTAGCTTCGAATAAGTTAAAAACATGACATCATCATTAATAGGAGCGGCAAGAATCGCTTATTCAGTAAgcgatttaatttatattatagaatCGAATTCACCAAAATCTTCATTAAAATCTTCGATTGTATCAGATTTAACAAATCAaacaagaaagaaaaatatttttagtggaacaccggaattagaaattttaagtTCAATTTCTGatccattttcaaaattacatATTCAATTATCAAAAGGTTCTTTAATTAGTGTAATTATaccttcaaattcttcaaataatgttttaattaattctatacCACACCTTTataaaatatctaataataataagaataagaTTGGTGGTAGTTTAGTTATTCATATTGCTTTAGATAAAAATGAATCATATCAATTAGGTGATTATACCAATATTATGGCTTTAAGGCAAACTGGATTTGCTTTATTACATTCTAATGGTGGTCAAGAAACTTCAGATATGGCTTTAATTGCTcattcaattgctttaaaaactGGAGTTTCCGTTATACATTTCTTTGATAATGATGaatcaaaaggaaaaattaaGAAGTTCGGAAATGACGAGATTAAAAAACTCGTCGAAGAATCTGATATTAAACAATATcgtgattatattttagctTCAAACGAAAATAAATCTACCGAACTTTACTTTAGATCTTATAATGGTATTCCATTATCAGCCGATGACCAACAAGATGAAACAACTGCAAATGAAGATTCTaaaaataacaacaaaaacaataataataatgatgattttttcattatcaccgaaaatatatttgaaaagtttaaacaaataacaaatagatcttataaattaattgatttttctgGTGATGAAAAATCAGAATCAATTATCATTACTTTGGGTTCCGGAGCGtcacttttaaaaaaaaatctttttgaaaaaactgaaattacAAATATCGGTTTACTTAAAGTAAGATTATATCGTCCTTGGTCTGATCAATATTTACTTAAGAATGTTCCAAAATCTGTAAAAAATGTTGCTGTATTAGAACAAGTTATACCTCGTACAACCAAATGGACTCCTTTGTATTTAGACGTTGTATCAGCTTTTCAAAATCGTAATTATTGGTCTGGACAATCACCTCTTATTATATGTGGTCAATATGgtgctttaaaaaaagattcaaTTGATACCGAAGTTTCGCAACTATTTGAAAATCTTAATTCAAGTGAACCTTCTCGTAATTTTATTCTTGGTAAAGAATTACCCAAATCACATACGAAAGATATTAccgattttaatgataatgataatacggattatattgaaaattcacCCGTGTTGGAAAAACCTTACCTTAAAATGCTTAGGGAAGTTTTTGGTGAAAGATTATATATTGCTAATTCTGCTTTAAAACGTGATGCTGGAAATTTTGAAACTGTAAAATCTACACCAGAATTTGGATTTGGAGTTTTATTAGCAAAACTTCATGAACGTTCTCAATTAGTGGATCTTGTGACACGTGTTGCCAAAGACAATTCTATCAACGTTTCTGAATCCCTTCATACAGCATTATCACAATGGCTTTTACATAAAGATGATTctattctttcaaaaaaatatggtaACCAGATTACAGAAATTCTTACATCATCACCTCCAACTCATCCTTCCATTACGGAAATTTTTCAATCCAAAAATTTGTTCGTTAAACCATCTCAATGGGTAATTGGTTCAGATGCATGGGCTTATGATATTGGAGGTTCTGGCGTTCATCACGTAATTTCTTCTGGAAAAGATATTAATATGTTAATTATTGATTCACAACCTTATACAACACGTACTGCAGCCGATCCAGAAAAACGTAAAAAGGATATTGGTTTATACGCAATGAATTATGGTGACGTTTATGTAGCTTCCGTAGCAATATATTCTTCTTATACTCAAGTTTTGCATGCATTAATGGAAGCAGAAAAATTCAAAGGTCCATCAATTGTTTTGGCTTATCTTCCTTATCATTCCAAAGAGGATACTACTATTACAGTATTGAAAGAAACAAAACTGGCCGTAGATACTGGTTATTGGCCATTATATAGATGGAATCCTCAATTGGAAAAGGAAGGATTAGAACCATTCCTTTTAGATTCTGAACGAATTAAGCAAGAACTTCAAAATTTCTTGGATAGAGAAAATCACTTAACACAATTAGTTCGTTCACGTCCAGAATATTCTCCATTAGTAATAAATTCTCTTGAATCagaaattaaaacaaaacaaaaatctCTTGCAAAATCAgcttatgataaattattaggTGGTTTAACGGGTCCACcattattaatcttatttGGATCGGATAATGGTAATGCCGAAGGTATAGCAAGAAGATTACAAAAAGGTGCAACAGCTAGAGGAGTTAATGCACAATGTATGGCAATGGATGATTATCCGATTGAAGATATtactttagaaaaaaatttagtttttgtTTGTTGTACAGCTGGTCAAGGAGAATTTCCACAGAATTCGCGTGAATTCTGGAAACATGTTTCTTCTACTACGGATATTTCGTTTTCAGAGTCAAGATATGCAGTTTTTGGATTAGGAGATAGTCATTATTGGCCAAGAGAAGAAGATGcaatttactataataaaccTGGTAAAGATTTAGATGCAAGGTTAGAATTATTAGGAGGAGTAAGATTGACACCACTTGGCTTAGGAGATGATCAAGATGCTGATGGATATGAAACTGGATTTCAAGCTTGGGAACCTGAACTTTGGAAAGCTCTTGGAGTTGAATTACTTGGTACAGTTGTTGAAGAACCTAAAAGAACTGATGATGATATGAAAGTggaatcaaattatttaagagGAACAATTGCGGAAGGTTTAGAGGATACTTCAACAGGTGCATTAACTGAACGAGATACTAAATTAACGAAATTTCATGGAATTTATCAACAAGATGATCGTGATTTGAGAGATGAAAGAAAAGCTCAAGGTTTAGAAAAGGCTTTTCAATTTATGATACGAATTAGAGTTCCAGGAGGAATTTCTAAAGCTAGTCAATGGTTAGCTATGGACGAAATCTCtgaaaaatatggaaataaaTCGTTGAAATTAACTACTAGACAAGCTTATCAGTTACACGGAGTTCTTAAACGAAACTTGAAACAAACTATAcgtgatattaataaatgtttattgGATACGTTAGCGGCATGTGGAGATGTTAACAGGAATATTATGTGTAACCCAAATCCACTTATCTCTGGAGTGCATGCAGAAGTACAAGATTTCGTAAAGAAATTAAGTGCACATTTGTCACCGAGAACGACAGCATATCATGAAATCTGGTTAGATGATAAGATGGTAGCAGGACAAGCCGTACAAGATTTTGAACCATTGTATGGGCCTACTTATTTACCACGTAAATTCAAGGTTGCGATTGCGATTCCACCTAATAATGATGTCGATGTATTTGCTCACGATTTGGGTTATATTGCAATTTCCGATGATAATGACAAGCTTTTAGGATATAACGTGACAGTTGGAGGTGGAATGGGTATGACGCATAATAATAAGAAGACATATCCTAATTTGGGTCAGTTAATTGGATTTTGTAAACCAGATCAAGCAATTGATGTTGCAGAAAAAGTGATGTTGGTTCAAAGAGATTTTGGAGATCGTTCAAATCGTAAACACGCAAGACTCAAGTATACAATTGATGATCGTGACTTGGATTGGTTCCGAGAAGAAGTTGAATCTCGATTAGGATTTAAATTGGATTCAccaaaagaatataaatttgaaaataatgcgGATAGATATGGATGGACAAAAGGTGTTGATGATAAATGGAATTTTTGTATGTATATAGAAAATGGACGTGTTATAGATTTACCCGGAGAACCTATAAAAACAGGATTAAGAGAGATTGCAAAAGTTCATAAAGGAGATTTTCGGTTAACACCAAATCAACATCTTATATTAGGAAATGTATCAGAGCAAGATAAGGAACAAATTgaacaattattgaaaaaatataatttggaTAATTTACGATTTACTGGTTTAAGATTGAATTCAATGTCGTGTGTAGCATTACCAACATGTGGATTAGCAATGGCAGAATCCGAAAGATATTTACCAACACTTGTaagtaaattagaaattattattgaagaaTGCGGATTAAGAGAGGATGCGATTACAATTAGAATGACAGGATGTCCAAATGGATGTGCACGACCTTACGTAGCAGAAATTGCTTTTGTAGGTAAAGCAATGGGAacttataatctttatttagGAGGAGGATTTTATGGgcaaagattaaataaattatataaagaaagttTGAAAGAAGATGACATATTAAGAGAATTAAAACCTATATTAAACAGATACGctaaagaaagaaatgatGGGGAAAGATTTGGAGATTTTGTTATTAGGATGGGATACGTTAAAGCCACAAAAAATGGTAAAGATTTCCATGAATTGTGAGAGAATTTcgtaaacatattttttatttatttatattattattattattatttattattcatcttttttatttttgtatttgaaaaaaataacaataaaactCCGTATTCTATATTGATTGTTTTGATTGACAAGATTTACAAGTGTTAccaattataaacaaataaacgaaattttttttctattttaaaaaaaaatttcgaagtCTTTAAAATGGGAGACATTGAAATAATTCATGTTACAACTCAAGAAggtttaaagtattatttatatattaattaaaaaattaaaaatttaaaaaataacacatttccctttttttttgataaaaaaagaaaaggaaaaatgcCTTCAAGTGAGAAAAGAAGTATTCGTTAAAGAACAAAGTTGTCCTATTGAGGAAGAAATTGAtgagtaagttttttttaaaaaaaaataaaacgaataaaaattctattataataaatatatactaattttattattggatCTTTAGACATGACTCATCATTAAATTGTAATCATTTTTTAGCACTAAAGAATACACAACCAATTGGTACATTAAGAATATACCCTTATGATGATAATACACCAAAAATTGCTAA
This genomic window contains:
- a CDS encoding argininosuccinate lyase, giving the protein MYNNFIRSPSPVRRVSSILLSRVQTSIPRVSRGFHKTTTSTTRRILTPSITTTPFQNSCVTPSLGAFTSPYLRSFRPTTARISYHFYNTSAVQHQEESAHKKVIDETRDLIFADVPKVDVKKVLVVGSGGLSIGQAGEFDYSGSQAIKALRESGVSTILVNPNIATIQTSHALADSVYFLPVTVEYLTHILERERPDGILLTFGGQTGLNVGIKLEQMGVLKRLGIKVLGTPIRTLEVSEDRALFADALKEIDIPVAQSTAVSTIDDALAAADKIGYPIIVRSAFALGGLGSGFANNPEELHSLAAKSLSLSPQILVEKSMKGWKEVEYEVVRDAANNCITVCNMENFDPLGIHTGDSIVVAPSQTLSDEEYHMLRTAAIKIIRHLGVVGECNVQYALNPESLEYKVIEVNARLSRSSALASKATGYPLAFVAAKIALGHTLPELHNAVTKTTTACFEPSLDYIVTKIPRWDLSKFQHVNREIGSSMKSVGEVMAIGRTFEESLQKAIRQVDPSFKGFQSLPFPDLDKSLTVPTDRRLFAVGHAMLEKNYTIDQIHNLTKIDKWFLYKLGNIVNVEHDIKHAEKLENVSKELLQEAKKKGFSDAQIAAMLNTNEDQVRKVRKEYGITPFTKKIDTLAAEFPANTNYLYTTYNASTHDVKFDDHGTMVLGSGVYRIGSSVEFDWCGVSAIRALRDLGLKTLMVNYNPETVSTDFDECDRLYFEELSYERVMDIYEQEAARGVIVSVGGQLPQNIALRMHQNEVNILGTSPVSIDKAEDRFKFSQILDQIGVDQPEWKELSSAEEAEKFADKVGYPVLVRPSYVLSGAAMNVCHTREALHENLSEATSVSPLHPVVITKFISPAAEIDVDAVAYKGKVLVHAVSEHVENAGVHSGDATLVLPPRDINDHTMARLKEIAQKVAKAFEITGPFNMQIIKKDNPDGESELKVIECNLRASRSFPFVSKVLGTNFIDVATKALCDKNVPEPVDLMAEKKDYQAVKVPQFSWTRLQGADPFLGVEMASTGEVACFGKDKYEAYWSAIQSTQNFRVPKIGGGILVGRDDLTNNDDFITVASTLSKDLGHPLYTSSPKVTEYLAQNNIKATTLALPENDKKALHQVFENNNIDFVFNLAQLRASQTTDENYIARRSAVDFGIPLVNDSKCAVLFVEAVKRKRQESSSQAPGEHPSEVKSWSEFIGGKFC